The genomic region GTTTCGCACGTATCAACCACGCCTGCGCTGGGATGGGGAGAAAGCGCGCTGGTTTTGGCGCTTCTCGCGCGCCGTCTGGCTGTCCACCAACCTCAACTTCCTGCTCGACCGTTTCGATGATTTCTGGACGGGCACCTTCCTGGGGAAAACCCCGCTCGGCTATTACAGCAAAGCCTACGAATTCGCCCGCTATCCGCGCCGCCTTGTCGCCAACCCCATCGTGAGCGTCTTCTACCCCATCTTCGCGCGTCTGCAACACGACCCCATCCGCCTGGCGCGCGCCTTCTTTCGCATGAACAGCGCCATCGTGCGCTTTGGATTCTGGTTCGGCATCCTCTTCATCTTCAACGCCAATGAGTTCGTGCGACTCTTCATCGGCGAGCGCTGGTTGCCCATGGTGCCCACCTTCCAACTGATGATCGTCTATGTCATACTCGACCCGCTCGTCGTTGGCGCGAACCGCTTACTCCTGGCGGTTGGGCGTCCCGAAGAGGTGACGCGTGTGCGCCTCGTGCAACTGGGCTGCTTTGTCCCTCTCGTCGCCCTCTTGGGCAGTCGCTTCGGCATCGAAGGCGTCGCCCTTGCCGCCGACATCATGGTACTGGTGGGCACACTCTTGCTCTTCATCGCCACGCGCCGTATCATTACCTACTCGCTCCGTGTGCTCTTTTTCTGGCCGGCTGTTGCCGTGGCACTGGCGGCGCTGACGCTCTGGCTGACAGCCGCCTGGTGGCAGACCTTCCCGACATGGGGCAGTTTGGCGGGCAAAACCGTGTTGGGGACACTGCTCTACGGTCTGATTCTCTGGCTCGCTGAACGGCATGAACTGATAGAAGCCTGGCGCATCATCAAACGCCGAGGATGGACAGCATGAACACACAACGCCTGCTCATCGTGGGGCTGGATGGCGCCACGTTCGACATCATCAAACCGCTTGCCGAGGCCGGGCGTTTGCCCGTGCTGGCGACCCTCCTGCAACAGGGCACGCATGGCGTCTTGCAATCGGTACAGCCCCCCATTACGCCCACCGCCTGGACAACCGTCTTCACGGGGAAAAACCCCGGCAAGCATGGCATTTTCGACTTTCAGACGTTCGACCCGCAAACCTACGCCACGTCTCCCGTGCGGGCGGACCGCCACCGCGAAAAACGGCTCTGGGACCTGCTCACCGAAGCCGACCAGCCGTCCATCATTCTGGACGTGCCCTTCACCTACCCACCGCGCCCGTTCAATGGCATCATGATGACCGGCTACGGCACACCGCGCACGGCGGGCACACCGTTCACCTGGCCCCCCACTCTCGCCGAAGAAACGCCCGCCGACCTGCGCGCAGAAATCCGCCTGGCGCTCCCCCGCCACCGTTTCGACCGAAGTATGGCGATTGTCGAAGAGTGGCGCGACATCATGCAAGGGCGGCGGCGTCTGCTGCGCCACCTCGTCCGTGAACGCGACTGGGCGCTCTTCTTCGTCGTCTTTGGCATCACCGACAACCTCGCGCACATCTTTTGGACCTTCGCCGACCCGCTGCACCCAAACTATGCGAGCGAAGAAGGCAAGCGTTTTCGCGAGGCCTTCTTCCAAGCCTACGAACAATGCGACGCCTTGCTGGGGGACCTGCTCGACTGGGTGGGACCGGAGACCAACGTGCTCATCATGTCCGACCACGGCTTTGGCT from Ardenticatena maritima harbors:
- a CDS encoding oligosaccharide flippase family protein, which translates into the protein MASHPPDQSMGKTAIRGSIYSIAASAVTILLGFARAVLLARLLLPEHFGVATLALFFLNLSTTLTALGLDSAIIHRQDADDAWLDTYFTLRLLANLIPLGALALLTPLIARAYPAMPALAPVLWAFIAIEAIRSINASQETLLNRALAFRALALLDISASIAMTICAPLAAWWGAGIWALVVERAAGHAVRTVGVWWLFRTYQPRLRWDGEKARWFWRFSRAVWLSTNLNFLLDRFDDFWTGTFLGKTPLGYYSKAYEFARYPRRLVANPIVSVFYPIFARLQHDPIRLARAFFRMNSAIVRFGFWFGILFIFNANEFVRLFIGERWLPMVPTFQLMIVYVILDPLVVGANRLLLAVGRPEEVTRVRLVQLGCFVPLVALLGSRFGIEGVALAADIMVLVGTLLLFIATRRIITYSLRVLFFWPAVAVALAALTLWLTAAWWQTFPTWGSLAGKTVLGTLLYGLILWLAERHELIEAWRIIKRRGWTA